A single window of Archangium gephyra DNA harbors:
- a CDS encoding nucleotidyltransferase domain-containing protein gives MTHSLMTEHQTRVANAVLDEESTRRWHLVVSLSGAHAYGFPSPDSDLDLKCIHVTPTAHLLRLEQRGPGASAERLEVVEGVEVDYSSNELGPVLFGVLQGNGNYLERLLGAHTLRGSPELEAVRPLVRGVLSRRLHRHYRGFAHGQLREWEKTGFRSTKKLLYVLRTTLTGTHALLTGEVETDLTALMDRYGFSEAGELVAWKRRGERSELPEALSEHWRGQVERAFERLDSALEHSVLPEEPQGTEALEAWLLELRRSRF, from the coding sequence ATGACCCACTCGCTGATGACGGAGCACCAGACCCGGGTGGCCAACGCCGTGCTCGACGAGGAGTCCACCCGGCGGTGGCACCTCGTCGTGTCCCTCTCGGGCGCGCACGCGTATGGCTTCCCCTCGCCCGACAGTGACCTGGACCTCAAGTGCATCCACGTCACCCCCACCGCCCACCTGCTCCGCCTGGAGCAGCGCGGCCCCGGGGCGTCCGCCGAGCGCCTGGAGGTCGTGGAGGGCGTCGAGGTGGACTACTCGTCCAACGAGCTCGGCCCCGTGCTGTTCGGCGTCCTCCAGGGCAATGGCAACTACCTGGAGCGGCTGCTCGGGGCGCACACGCTGCGCGGCTCGCCCGAGCTGGAGGCCGTGCGTCCGCTGGTGCGGGGCGTGTTGTCCCGGCGGCTGCACCGGCACTACCGTGGCTTCGCGCACGGCCAGCTGCGTGAGTGGGAGAAGACGGGCTTCCGCTCCACGAAGAAGCTCCTCTATGTGCTGCGCACCACGCTCACCGGCACCCATGCGCTGCTCACGGGCGAGGTGGAGACGGACCTCACCGCGCTGATGGACCGCTATGGTTTCAGCGAGGCGGGTGAGCTCGTCGCCTGGAAGCGGCGGGGTGAGCGCAGCGAGTTGCCCGAGGCCCTCTCCGAGCACTGGCGTGGCCAGGTGGAGCGCGCCTTCGAGCGGCTCGACTCCGCCCTCGAGCACTCCGTGCTACCGGAGGAGCCGCAGGGCACCGAGGCGCTGGAAGCGTGGTTGCTCGAGCTCCGGCGCTCACGGTTTTGA